A genomic stretch from Moraxella nasicaprae includes:
- the nhaA gene encoding Na+/H+ antiporter NhaA, whose protein sequence is MFASLKRFFELEAAGGIILALAAILAMLVANSPLHDLYHAFIHAPVVVQIGHFEIAKDAHHWINDGLMAIFFFLVGLELKREALIGELSDIKQILMPALAAVGGMIAPALIYAAFNWDNSANLAGWAIPAATDIAFALGVLSLLGNKVPNALKVFLVSIAIFDDLGAIIIIALFYTHDLSLTALAIAGVCLPILYLLNRLNVVRITAYILIGLVMWAALLKSGVHATLAGVLLAFFIPLKNKQDPEHSPLEELEHDLHGTVAFGILPLFAFANAGISLAGTSIDTLLHPVPLGIGAGLFIGKQIGVMAAVLLCLKLGLAKLPTGTNIRQIYGVSLLCGIGFTMSLFISGLAFGGIPEGFDPRLGIILGSLISGILGYLLLRTCINNATHPTLAVDDGKGYLHN, encoded by the coding sequence ATGTTTGCTTCCTTGAAAAGGTTTTTTGAGCTAGAAGCGGCTGGCGGCATCATCTTGGCATTAGCAGCCATACTGGCGATGCTTGTCGCCAATTCGCCATTACACGACTTATACCACGCTTTTATTCATGCCCCTGTGGTGGTGCAAATTGGTCATTTTGAGATTGCCAAAGATGCCCATCATTGGATTAACGATGGCTTGATGGCGATTTTTTTCTTTTTGGTGGGTCTTGAACTCAAACGAGAAGCACTGATTGGCGAGCTGTCCGACATCAAACAAATCCTAATGCCAGCCCTAGCAGCGGTGGGTGGCATGATTGCCCCTGCGTTGATTTATGCCGCCTTTAACTGGGATAATTCAGCCAATCTGGCTGGCTGGGCAATTCCTGCGGCAACAGACATTGCTTTTGCATTGGGTGTGCTAAGCCTACTTGGCAATAAAGTACCTAATGCCCTCAAAGTATTTTTGGTGTCAATCGCCATCTTTGATGACTTGGGTGCAATCATCATCATTGCCTTATTTTATACTCATGATTTATCCTTGACCGCTCTTGCCATCGCTGGGGTGTGTCTGCCTATCTTGTATCTGCTTAATCGCCTGAATGTGGTGCGTATCACGGCTTACATTCTGATTGGTCTTGTCATGTGGGCAGCATTGCTAAAATCAGGCGTGCATGCCACTTTGGCAGGGGTATTGCTGGCATTTTTCATTCCCCTAAAAAACAAACAAGACCCTGAGCATTCGCCACTTGAAGAGCTAGAACACGATTTGCACGGTACGGTTGCATTTGGGATTTTGCCTTTGTTTGCCTTTGCCAATGCTGGCATTTCGCTGGCTGGCACAAGCATAGACACGCTACTACACCCCGTGCCACTAGGCATTGGTGCAGGCTTATTCATCGGCAAACAAATTGGCGTGATGGCAGCAGTTTTATTATGTCTTAAACTTGGTCTTGCCAAGCTGCCAACTGGTACGAATATCCGCCAAATTTATGGCGTTTCATTGCTATGCGGTATCGGCTTTACCATGAGTCTATTTATTTCAGGGCTTGCTTTTGGCGGTATTCCAGAAGGGTTTGATCCACGACTTGGCATTATTTTAGGCTCTTTGATTTCAGGTATTTTGGGTTATTTATTGCTTCGCACTTGCATCAATAATGCCACCCACCCAACACTTGCCGTTGATGATGGTAAAGGCTATTTGCATAACTAA
- the pta gene encoding phosphate acetyltransferase — protein MTTILLVPTQAFDFDAFIAGTGKAVFSPFAVFGKDSFETALAKNNLDDLLELVYAKAGESSDEITLVAGVSQQYPYASRVNRELALALDADVILVGDDEALINISKADFGERVIGQATTTDGIDAFIKPSSRKPNLSPSAFRHALTQKAISAKKRIVLPEGAEPRTVEAAIICQTRGIAQCVLLAKPEEVQQVASEKGLQIPAGLEIIDPQSIAEQYVAPMVERRKGKLDEQGAKEQLTDTVVLGTMMLQMGDVDGLVSGAVHTTANTIRPAFQLIKTAPQYSLVSSCFFMLLPESVVVYADCAVNPNPTAEELAEIAIQTAESAKAFGIDPKVAMISYSTGTSGAGADVDLVANATQIVKERQPQLAVEGPLQYDAAVVPSVAQSKAPNSPVAGQANVFIFPSLSVGNALYKAVQRNANVLSVGPMLQGLNKPVNDLSRGCLVDDIVYTIALTAIQAI, from the coding sequence ATGACAACCATTCTACTTGTCCCAACCCAAGCATTTGATTTTGATGCTTTTATTGCTGGTACTGGTAAAGCGGTATTTAGTCCGTTTGCAGTGTTTGGCAAAGACAGTTTTGAGACCGCTCTTGCCAAAAATAATTTGGACGATTTGTTGGAGCTGGTTTATGCCAAAGCGGGCGAAAGCAGTGATGAGATTACGCTGGTTGCAGGGGTAAGTCAGCAATATCCTTATGCCAGCCGTGTCAATCGTGAGCTTGCCTTAGCACTTGATGCTGATGTGATTTTGGTGGGCGATGATGAAGCCTTAATCAACATCAGCAAGGCGGATTTTGGCGAACGAGTCATCGGTCAGGCAACCACCACAGATGGCATTGATGCGTTCATCAAACCAAGCAGCCGCAAGCCAAATCTATCGCCATCAGCATTTCGCCATGCCTTGACCCAAAAGGCAATCAGTGCCAAAAAACGCATCGTCTTGCCAGAGGGTGCTGAGCCACGCACCGTTGAGGCTGCCATCATTTGCCAAACTCGTGGTATCGCTCAATGCGTACTGCTTGCCAAGCCAGAAGAAGTGCAGCAAGTAGCCAGCGAAAAAGGCTTACAAATCCCAGCAGGCCTTGAAATTATCGACCCACAAAGCATTGCCGAACAGTATGTTGCTCCGATGGTAGAACGCCGTAAAGGCAAGCTGGACGAGCAAGGTGCCAAAGAACAGCTGACAGATACGGTGGTGCTTGGCACGATGATGCTTCAAATGGGCGATGTGGACGGTCTGGTATCAGGAGCGGTACATACGACTGCCAACACTATTCGTCCAGCATTTCAGTTGATTAAGACCGCACCGCAGTACAGTCTTGTGTCTAGCTGCTTCTTCATGCTATTGCCTGAGTCGGTGGTGGTGTATGCTGACTGTGCAGTCAATCCAAATCCAACTGCCGAAGAACTGGCTGAGATTGCCATTCAAACTGCCGAGTCTGCCAAAGCCTTTGGTATTGACCCGAAAGTGGCGATGATTAGCTACTCAACTGGCACTTCTGGTGCTGGTGCTGATGTGGATTTGGTTGCCAATGCCACTCAGATTGTCAAAGAAAGACAGCCACAGCTTGCCGTTGAGGGTCCATTGCAGTATGACGCTGCTGTCGTGCCTTCGGTTGCTCAATCAAAAGCACCTAATTCGCCTGTGGCAGGACAAGCTAATGTCTTTATTTTCCCAAGCCTAAGCGTTGGTAATGCTTTATATAAAGCAGTACAAAGAAACGCCAATGTACTCAGCGTAGGTCCAATGCTACAAGGTCTAAACAAACCTGTTAATGACCTATCTCGTGGCTGCTTGGTTGATGATATTGTCTATACCATTGCCCTGACCGCAATCCAAGCCATCTAA